One Kribbella sp. NBC_00662 genomic region harbors:
- a CDS encoding ABC transporter ATP-binding protein: protein MSEQRESLVHVRDLRKSYGDFEAVRGIDLDVWRGEAFGFLGPNGAGKSSTMRMIGAVSPASGGTLRILGLDPATDGPAIRARLGVCPQDDTLDTELTVKENLTIYGRYFGLSRAECRERADELLEFVALTEKAKVKVDELSGGMKRRLTIARSLVSKPDLLLLDEPTTGLDPQARHLLWDKLFRLKQAGVTLIITTHYMDEAEQLCDRLVVMDGGLIAAEGSPSDLIRDYSTREVTELRFGPDVMLADHDALAGKVEDLAQRIEVLPDRLLLYTDDGERAVAAVHERGLQPAAVLVRRSTLEDVFLRLTGRTLVD from the coding sequence GTGAGCGAGCAGCGGGAGTCCTTGGTCCATGTCCGCGACCTGCGCAAGTCGTACGGCGACTTCGAAGCGGTCCGCGGCATCGACCTGGACGTGTGGCGCGGCGAGGCCTTCGGGTTCCTCGGGCCGAACGGCGCGGGCAAGTCGTCGACGATGCGGATGATCGGCGCGGTCTCCCCGGCCAGCGGCGGCACGCTCCGCATCCTCGGCCTCGACCCGGCGACCGACGGCCCGGCGATCCGCGCCCGGCTGGGCGTCTGCCCGCAGGACGACACCCTCGACACCGAGCTGACCGTCAAGGAGAACCTCACGATCTACGGCCGGTACTTCGGTCTCAGCCGGGCCGAGTGCCGCGAGCGCGCCGACGAGCTGCTCGAGTTCGTCGCGCTGACCGAGAAGGCGAAGGTCAAGGTCGACGAGCTGTCCGGCGGGATGAAGCGGCGGCTTACGATCGCCCGATCCCTGGTGAGCAAGCCCGACCTGCTGCTCCTCGACGAGCCGACCACCGGCCTCGATCCGCAGGCGCGGCATCTGTTGTGGGACAAGCTGTTCCGGCTCAAACAGGCCGGCGTGACGCTGATCATCACCACCCACTACATGGACGAGGCCGAGCAGTTGTGCGACCGGCTCGTGGTGATGGACGGCGGGCTGATCGCGGCCGAGGGGTCGCCGTCCGACCTGATCCGCGACTACTCGACCCGCGAGGTGACCGAGCTGCGGTTCGGGCCGGACGTGATGCTGGCCGACCATGACGCGCTGGCCGGCAAGGTCGAGGATCTTGCCCAGCGCATCGAAGTGCTGCCCGACCGCCTGCTGCTCTACACCGATGACGGTGAGCGCGCGGTCGCCGCAGTACACGAGCGTGGTCTGCAACCGGCTGCCGTGCTGGTCCGGCGCTCCACCCTGGAGGACGTGTTCCTGCGCCTCACCGGCCGGACGTTGGTGGACTGA
- a CDS encoding SDR family oxidoreductase — translation MTQVAVVTGGGSGLGREMALALAAAGYRVWVTGRTEEKLEETAAAAGAAGGVVEGAVLDVSDGAAVREFFRGLERVDVLVNNAGTGSPAAGVQDVREEDWRRVVDTNLTGSFLCAQAAFELMLRQDPRGGRIINNGSISAHVPRPQGIAYTASKHAITGLTKGLELEGRAHGITACQIDIGNAATAMTARMEQGVLQPDGSIAVEPTFDPKIVADFVVRIAQLPTTVAVPTLTVMAAGMPYVGRG, via the coding sequence ATGACGCAGGTGGCCGTGGTGACCGGTGGCGGGTCCGGGCTGGGGCGGGAGATGGCGCTGGCTCTTGCGGCGGCCGGGTACCGCGTGTGGGTGACGGGGCGCACTGAGGAGAAGCTTGAAGAAACCGCCGCGGCCGCTGGCGCGGCTGGGGGCGTGGTGGAAGGCGCGGTTCTGGACGTGTCCGATGGGGCTGCTGTGCGGGAGTTCTTCAGGGGGCTCGAGCGGGTTGACGTGTTGGTGAACAACGCGGGGACGGGGTCGCCGGCGGCCGGCGTACAGGATGTGCGGGAGGAGGACTGGCGGCGGGTCGTGGACACCAACCTGACCGGTTCGTTCCTGTGCGCGCAGGCGGCGTTCGAGCTGATGCTCCGCCAGGACCCCAGGGGCGGGCGGATCATCAACAACGGGTCGATCTCGGCGCATGTGCCACGGCCGCAGGGGATCGCCTACACCGCGAGCAAGCACGCCATCACCGGTCTGACCAAGGGACTCGAGCTGGAAGGCCGTGCGCACGGCATCACCGCCTGCCAGATCGACATCGGCAACGCGGCGACCGCGATGACCGCCCGGATGGAGCAGGGCGTGCTCCAGCCCGACGGTTCGATCGCGGTCGAGCCGACGTTCGACCCGAAGATCGTCGCGGACTTCGTCGTCCGGATCGCGCAGCTGCCGACCACGGTCGCCGTACCGACCCTGACCGTGATGGCTGCCGGGATGCCGTACGTCGGCCGCGGCTGA
- a CDS encoding type II CAAX prenyl endopeptidase Rce1 family protein: MIKRPLVEFGVICLALTWVPWAVLRLTGTDVNEGVGSLVFALAASGPSLAALVMWLWRRERRRVVRWSWRWPVAAVALGALGPFAACALSGRLPELPGHASSVVARAGGVLGAAAYTFLAGPVSEEFGWRGYVQPRLREYFGPLQTTAVLGAVWGLWHVPLYFLPGTGQHDDGLFTAAGATFFLELFPLTFVMLFVSEKLRGGVPGAILVHAAWNLTEELVPPLGKAVWLEVLVMILVAAALLPSWTAVESGRRVAR; encoded by the coding sequence GTGATCAAGCGCCCGTTGGTGGAGTTCGGAGTCATTTGTCTTGCTCTGACCTGGGTGCCGTGGGCGGTTCTCAGGCTGACCGGCACGGATGTGAACGAGGGCGTTGGGTCGCTTGTGTTCGCGTTGGCCGCGTCCGGGCCCTCGCTGGCCGCGCTCGTGATGTGGCTGTGGCGGCGTGAGCGGCGGAGGGTGGTCCGCTGGTCCTGGCGGTGGCCGGTGGCGGCGGTCGCGCTCGGTGCGTTGGGGCCGTTCGCTGCCTGCGCGCTGTCCGGTCGGCTGCCTGAGCTGCCGGGCCATGCGTCGTCCGTCGTCGCGAGAGCCGGAGGGGTGCTCGGCGCGGCGGCGTACACATTCCTGGCGGGGCCGGTCTCGGAGGAGTTCGGGTGGCGCGGGTACGTGCAGCCACGGTTGCGGGAGTACTTCGGTCCGTTGCAGACGACTGCGGTGCTCGGGGCGGTGTGGGGGTTGTGGCATGTGCCGCTGTACTTCCTGCCCGGCACGGGGCAGCACGATGACGGGCTGTTCACGGCGGCGGGGGCGACGTTCTTCCTGGAGCTGTTCCCGCTGACGTTCGTGATGCTGTTCGTGAGCGAGAAGCTGCGGGGTGGGGTGCCCGGGGCGATCCTCGTGCACGCCGCGTGGAATCTGACCGAGGAACTGGTGCCGCCGCTCGGTAAGGCGGTCTGGCTGGAGGTGCTGGTCATGATCCTGGTCGCGGCCGCGTTGCTGCCATCCTGGACGGCAGTCGAATCCGGGAGAAGGGTGGCGCGATGA
- a CDS encoding MarR family winged helix-turn-helix transcriptional regulator, translating into MQVNDAYTPQTPIEGVMHAFTRIGRRLKAKQPGDTIDHSAHVVLFALRCNGALRLSDLAGRLELDASTTSRHVRSLEQLGLVRRSADPDDGRAFRVELTDEGIEQWEASARHRMELLSAAMEGWSEEDVQTFERLMTRFADGVAARTEAPSSAAWAEKGWAAVAPRPSAPAERSTDQNFAASGDPATRENTDKNLESTK; encoded by the coding sequence ATGCAAGTAAACGACGCGTATACACCGCAGACCCCCATCGAGGGCGTCATGCACGCGTTCACCCGGATCGGACGCCGGCTGAAGGCCAAGCAGCCCGGCGACACGATCGACCACAGCGCGCATGTCGTGCTGTTCGCACTGCGGTGCAACGGCGCACTGCGACTGTCCGACCTCGCCGGGCGACTCGAGCTCGACGCCTCGACCACCAGCCGGCACGTCCGGTCCCTGGAGCAGCTGGGCCTGGTCCGCCGCTCCGCCGACCCCGACGACGGCCGCGCCTTCCGGGTCGAGCTGACCGATGAGGGCATCGAGCAGTGGGAAGCCAGCGCCCGTCACCGGATGGAGCTGCTGAGTGCCGCGATGGAGGGCTGGTCCGAAGAGGACGTGCAGACCTTCGAGCGGCTGATGACCCGCTTCGCCGACGGCGTCGCCGCCCGGACCGAAGCACCCTCCAGCGCCGCCTGGGCCGAGAAGGGGTGGGCCGCCGTGGCCCCGAGACCCTCCGCCCCGGCAGAGCGCAGTACAGACCAGAACTTCGCGGCCAGCGGCGACCCCGCAACCCGTGAGAACACCGACAAGAACCTGGAGAGCACCAAATGA
- a CDS encoding MDR family MFS transporter, translating to MSTTEPATAGGAAPDSGPSYLSHKQILVILGGLMAGMFLAALDQSIVGTALPRIVSEFNSLDKLSWVVTAYLLTSTASTPLWGKISDLYGRRPLFIAAIVTFLGGSVLSALSQNIEQLIGFRAVQGLGAGGLMSLAFATIGDVIPPRERGKYMGYFGAVFGLSSVAGPLLGGLLTDGPGWRWIFWINVPIGLVALGIVAAVLRLPHVKRSHKIDYLGASTVAAAVTSLLLAVSWSGPSNGWGNATTLALLIGAVVLAVAFVIIELRVAEPIIPMDLFKGRIFSGYAGYAFLLGFAMFGALIFLPLYLQAVKDLSPTRSGLALLPMIVGIFSASIPSGQMMSKSGRYKHFPIISAVLVGGAMILLSTLSLSTPYWQLAIYMFVMGAGLGLSMQITVTAAQNSVPRQHMGSATSTMTFFRSMGGAIGTAVYGAVLTSRLKDHLGDIIPNATQSMVDGLAKAANSVQALHALKEPMKGFALHGLVDAMDDVFLVSLPFLAIALILAIITPEQKLAGRNDGPKAEGEGEQSLESSAAAAMH from the coding sequence ATGAGCACCACAGAGCCTGCCACCGCCGGCGGCGCTGCGCCCGATAGCGGTCCTAGCTACCTGTCCCACAAGCAGATCCTGGTGATTCTCGGCGGCCTGATGGCCGGGATGTTCCTGGCCGCGCTCGACCAGAGCATCGTGGGTACGGCGCTGCCGCGTATCGTCAGCGAGTTCAACAGCCTCGACAAGTTGTCCTGGGTGGTCACGGCGTACCTGCTGACCTCGACCGCCTCGACCCCCCTGTGGGGAAAGATCTCCGACCTCTACGGCCGTCGCCCGCTGTTCATCGCGGCGATCGTCACCTTCCTCGGCGGCTCGGTGCTGTCCGCGCTGTCGCAGAACATCGAGCAGCTGATCGGCTTCCGCGCCGTCCAGGGTCTGGGCGCCGGCGGTCTGATGTCCCTCGCGTTCGCCACCATCGGCGACGTGATCCCGCCGCGCGAGCGCGGTAAGTACATGGGGTACTTCGGCGCCGTCTTCGGCCTGTCCTCGGTGGCCGGCCCGCTGCTCGGCGGTCTGCTCACCGACGGTCCCGGCTGGCGCTGGATCTTCTGGATCAACGTCCCGATCGGTCTCGTTGCCCTGGGCATCGTTGCCGCCGTACTCCGGCTGCCGCACGTGAAGCGCTCGCACAAGATCGACTACCTCGGCGCCTCCACGGTCGCCGCCGCTGTCACCTCGCTGCTGCTGGCGGTCTCCTGGAGCGGTCCGAGCAACGGCTGGGGCAACGCGACCACGCTGGCGCTGCTGATCGGCGCCGTCGTACTGGCCGTCGCGTTCGTGATCATCGAGCTGCGGGTGGCCGAGCCGATCATCCCGATGGACCTGTTCAAGGGCCGGATCTTCTCCGGGTACGCCGGGTACGCGTTCCTGCTCGGGTTCGCGATGTTCGGTGCGCTGATCTTCCTTCCGCTGTACCTGCAGGCCGTCAAGGACCTGTCGCCGACCCGCTCCGGCCTGGCGTTGCTGCCGATGATCGTCGGTATCTTCTCCGCGTCGATCCCGAGCGGCCAGATGATGAGCAAGAGCGGCCGGTACAAGCACTTCCCGATCATCTCGGCGGTGCTGGTCGGCGGCGCGATGATCCTGCTGTCCACGCTGAGCCTGAGCACGCCGTACTGGCAGCTGGCGATCTACATGTTCGTGATGGGCGCCGGTCTGGGTCTGTCGATGCAGATCACCGTCACCGCCGCGCAGAACAGCGTTCCCCGGCAGCACATGGGTAGCGCGACCTCGACGATGACGTTCTTCCGCTCGATGGGCGGCGCGATCGGTACGGCGGTCTACGGCGCCGTACTGACCAGCCGGCTGAAGGACCACCTGGGCGACATCATCCCGAACGCCACGCAGTCGATGGTCGACGGACTCGCCAAGGCGGCCAACAGCGTCCAGGCGCTGCACGCGCTGAAGGAGCCGATGAAGGGCTTCGCCCTGCACGGGCTGGTCGACGCGATGGACGACGTCTTCCTGGTCTCGCTGCCGTTCCTCGCGATCGCGCTGATCCTGGCGATCATCACGCCGGAGCAGAAGCTGGCCGGCCGCAACGACGGCCCGAAGGCAGAGGGCGAAGGCGAGCAGTCGCTGGAGTCGTCCGCCGCCGCGGCCATGCACTAA